Proteins from a genomic interval of Osmia bicornis bicornis chromosome 11, iOsmBic2.1, whole genome shotgun sequence:
- the LOC114872425 gene encoding uncharacterized protein LOC114872425 — translation MAIQTPYLDAIQGIPGGTLSEKFQWIAKLTKDRLRECNSLEEVAEAEKIPKPLVPLVQVQAALILNKKDRMNQKSYEAIAEALKSNDEMIVNKAFESSSFFDGTNKTITSVQYFFENLFPFVSLKTRTRIIKVLASHLAHKDSDLAECFFTAVTMTYGLQQALPLLLACSENFVYNTIVEKRIVLSRKQVKDMFRKNPDFVVRYFRLSKRNNDPYQRDLHRVDMYEFGDFLAALIKKRLEAFVELYEMHKDSPPSVNLSNKCAESFLKNGKEHLQRNPKLYIKILPLKLISANRMESIFAKLFPENVKQFKIDEMLRYLKFYPQEKKADLFLRTYRQVYGKNLLESSSNVTHMLLKILPPEERIKQARIKLADETAPTRTMVYSCCWKCYLPTEESIPAFKEEISKTPEMENRAVILCEMIFCCKVNNDDHTLLEVLKYIRDRHKNEQYWVTLKVFECLEEEYDLPQLSEDHWAVLMDIILRVHVKKELPAGNTISEGIVEAALHFKIIHNQPIDQVIDILIDMKSTRYTTSWNVLKKYPEYERMCLEACFMAISQKFHSDNGPWSTDRPGVLYDLCYSIYRFNEDHVNKNTRIERISIKNYPWLLEKMSEFLSKKEEINHYIIHCFKCLLQTNEKDLHDRFWPPKGEKIAEFQSGEALKLLRKNPESILNRWKEYLDACKRNWYNAQTKRFLKATRWYKDIPVKFAEQCLQDLGNEDDDGSLSILAALVHGETFVTAIEPLIPTSKTVDIHQKEAKINYFQVIRMISASKILNPPLPLQLVNKLLEGDYLSVALITLTNTCRRTSSIDVISFARTLTSQRVSVRKHGIRVMCMVAPRDYLQQFLLSKWESEKHYSIREVLFSKAKQLFSNEPDQDTWTMFSRMVSTLTVEDQSVISEIIKMLDDVPNEYVSDLVKLILSTVDRYSEVGLPAKQLNSDIATLLRRIDAAICKLLPEDFIEQLLRRFLFHPDTDISASATEFMIDAYLFPAKEELDKRMQVFSNIFAETVRTGWNIPHPKKPLFYPVNNQVGKFINKLVETTYSEETSPQLIDGILKTFLSVLTPQMDPTSYLLLVFAKEYGSAKEPKELGVRIGRTMSGLVDIFSSVFIFFMSSVLNVMIETRGFEDRERDDTNLSVIEGLMEVGSTEAMLMAVRLLKPVNNDDYWRRYNDLVLKFTECDHPAVKSIICDILNKTYYDCSS, via the coding sequence atggctATTCAGACGCCTTACCTGGACGCAATCCAGGGGATACCTGGCGGCACGCTCAGCGAAAAATTCCAATGGATAGCAAAGCTAACAAAGGATCGGTTACGCGAATGCAACAGCCTAGAAGAGGTAGCGGAAGCGGAGAAGATCCCGAAACCACTCGTGCCTTTGGTACAGGTGCAGGCAGCATtgattttaaacaaaaaggaTCGCATGAATCAAAAGAGTTACGAGGCTATAGCGGAGGCTCTCAAGTCCAACGACGAGATGATCGTAAACAAAGCGTTCGAATCGAGCAGCTTCTTTGACGGTACTAACAAAACCATCACGAGTGTCCAGTACTTTTTCGAAAATCTCTTTCCCTTTGTCTCGTTGAAAACAAGAACGCGTATCATAAAGGTACTCGCTAGTCACCTGGCCCATAAGGACTCTGATCTGGCCGAATGTTTCTTCACCGCGGTCACAATGACCTATGGTCTTCAGCAAGCGCTGCCTCTACTATTGGCGTGCAGCGAGAACTTCGTCTACAACACCATCGTGGAGAAGAGGATTGTGTTGAGTCGCAAGCAAGTGAAGGATATGTTCAGAAAGAACCCGGACTTCGTGGTGCGATACTTCAGATTGAGCAAACGCAACAACGATCCCTATCAGAGGGACCTTCATCGCGTCGACATGTACGAGTTTGGTGACTTCTTGGCGGCGTTGATCAAGAAGAGGCTAGAAGCTTTTGTGGAGTTGTACGAGATGCACAAGGACTCCCCTCCAAGCGTGAACCTGAGCAACAAGTGCGCCGAGAGCTTTCTGAAGAATGGGAAAGAACACTTGCAACGGAATCCGAAGTTGTACATTAAAATACTACCATTGAAATTGATTAGCGCTAATCGTATGGAGAGTATATTCGCGAAACTGTTCCCAGAGAACGTGAAGCAATTCAAAATCGATGAGATGTTGAGGTACTTAAAGTTTTATCCTCAGGAGAAGAAGGCGGATCTCTTTTTAAGAACCTACCGCCAGGTCTATGGTAAAAACTTGTTGGAATCATCGAGCAACGTGACGCATATGTTGCTGAAAATACTGCCTCCCGAAGAGCGAATTAAACAGGCTAGGATCAAATTAGCCGATGAAACTGCTCCTACCAGGACAATGGTTTACTCTTGTTGCTGGAAGTGTTACCTCCCTACGGAGGAATCGATACCGGCCTTCAAAGAGGAGATCTCAAAGACTCCTGAGATGGAGAACAGAGCAGTCATTCTATGTGAAATGATCTTCTGTTGTAAAGTGAACAACGACGATCATACGTTGCTGGAAGTTTTGAAGTACATCAGAGACAGACACAAAAACGAACAATACTGGGTGACTCTGAAAGTGTTCGAGTGTTTAGAGGAAGAGTACGACCTTCCTCAGCTGAGCGAGGATCACTGGGCAGTCCTAATGGACATAATCTTACGTGTACACGTGAAGAAAGAGCTCCCGGCTGGAAACACCATCAGCGAGGGAATAGTTGAGGCTGCCCTTCACTTCAAGATCATTCACAACCAGCCTATAGACCAAGTTATTGACATATTGATCGATATGAAAAGTACACGGTATACAACATCCTGGAATGTTCTGAAAAAATATCCCGAATACGAAAGGATGTGCCTAGAAGCTTGTTTTATGGCAATCTCCCAGAAGTTCCATTCCGATAATGGTCCATGGAGCACGGACAGGCCTGGTGTATTGTACGACTTATGTTACTCTATCTACCGCTTCAACGAGGATCACGTGAACAAGAACACACGGATAGAACGCATATCCATAAAGAACTATCCTTGGTTACTAGAGAAGATGAGCGAATTTCTatcgaagaaagaggaaatcaACCATTATATTATCCACTGTTTCAAATGTCTGCTACAGACTAACGAAAAAGACTTACACGACCGTTTCTGGCCGCCTAAGGGGGAAAAGATTGCTGAATTTCAGTCAGGAGAGGCTCTCAAGCTTTTGAGAAAGAATCCAGAAAGCATTCTAAATCGATGGAAAGAGTACCTAGACGCTTGTAAACGAAACTGGTACAATGCACAAACGAAACGTTTCCTTAAAGCTACTCGCTGGTATAAGGACATACCCGTGAAGTTCGCCGAGCAATGTCTTCAGGATTTAGGGAACGAAGACGATGATGGATCCCTGAGTATACTTGCCGCCCTTGTTCACGGTGAAACGTTTGTGACGGCCATCGAACCTCTGATTCCCACCAGTAAGACGGTGGATATTCATCAGAAGGAGGCGAAGATAAATTACTTCCAAGTCATCAGGATGATCAGTGCCTCGAAGATCTTGAACCCGCCACTTCCTCTGCAGCTAGTCAACAAACTCCTCGAAGGAGACTATCTATCAGTGGCTCTGATAACCTTGACAAATACGTGTAGAAGAACATCGTCGATAGACGTCATATCCTTTGCCAGAACGTTAACCAGTCAGAGAGTGTCGGTCAGGAAACATGGTATAAGAGTGATGTGCATGGTCGCCCCTCGAGATTATCTTCAGCAGTTCCTACTGAGTAAATGGGAATCCGAGAAGCACTATTCTATTCGCGAGGTTCTCTTCTCCAAAGCTAAACAGTTATTCAGTAACGAGCCTGATCAGGACACATGGACGATGTTCAGTCGGATGGTCTCCACTTTGACGGTGGAGGATCAGTCGGTCATTTCTGAGATAATCAAAATGCTCGACGATGTCCCTAATGAATATGTATCAGACTTAGTGAAGCTGATTCTAAGCACCGTAGACAGATATTCAGAGGTTGGTTTACCGGCTAAGCAACTCAATTCGGATATTGCCACGTTATTGAGGAGAATCGACGCGGCTATTTGCAAGCTACTCCCTGAAGATTTCATCGAACAACTGCTACGAaggtttctttttcatccAGATACGGATATCTCCGCATCGGCCACCGAATTCATGATCGATGCGTATCTATTCCCGGCCAAAGAGGAACTTGACAAACGGATGCAGGTGTTCTCTAACATCTTCGCGGAGACTGTGAGAACAGGCTGGAATATTCCACATCCAAAGAAACCATTGTTTTACCCGGTGAACAATCAGGTAGGAAAGTTCATCAATAAGCTGGTAGAGACGACCTACTCTGAAGAAACGAGTCCTCAATTAATCGATGGGATACTGAAGACGTTCCTGTCTGTACTGACACCACAAATGGATCCCACTTCCTATTTATTACTGGTGTTCGCGAAGGAATATGGTTCGGCGAAGGAACCGAAAGAGTTAGGAGTCAGGATCGGTCGAACGATGTCTGGACTGGTTGACATTTTCTCGTCTGTCTTCATCTTTTTTATGTCCTCCGTTTTGAACGTGATGATCGAAACTCGTGGATTCGAAGATCGCGAAAGAGATGACACGAATTTAAGCGTGATAGAAGGATTGATGGAAGTTGGATCAACGGAGGCCATGTTAATGGCGGTAAGATTGTTAAAACCGGTTAACAACGACGATTACTGGAGAAGATACAATGATTTGGTGCTCAAGTTCACGGAATGCGATCATCCAGCGGTCAAAAGCATCATCTGTGATATCCTTAACAAAACCTACTACGATTGTTCTAGTTAA